Proteins encoded within one genomic window of Synechococcus sp. PCC 7335:
- a CDS encoding DUF6825 family protein → MLQAFFVGRALAAAVSERAEHLVSDGLGKLGKFDAEQREYFRQFTEEVMARAEQEQAAAGVTSDSVATGTGSTTGGDVEDLQMTIDNLRAEIAQARAAIQQYRQN, encoded by the coding sequence ATGCTGCAAGCTTTTTTTGTAGGACGTGCGCTGGCAGCGGCTGTGAGTGAAAGAGCCGAGCATCTAGTTAGTGACGGTCTAGGTAAGCTAGGAAAGTTCGATGCTGAGCAGCGTGAATATTTCCGCCAGTTTACTGAAGAGGTAATGGCTAGGGCGGAGCAGGAACAGGCTGCCGCTGGTGTGACTTCGGATAGCGTTGCAACCGGCACAGGGTCTACAACTGGCGGAGATGTCGAAGATCTACAAATGACTATTGACAACTTAAGAGCTGAGATTGCGCAGGCAAGAGCTGCCATACAGCAGTATCGTCAAAACTAA